From Watersipora subatra chromosome 2, tzWatSuba1.1, whole genome shotgun sequence, one genomic window encodes:
- the LOC137388848 gene encoding RWD domain-containing protein 4-like isoform X1 translates to MSCQEQQEEEREVLLSIYEGDDDFFDITPTQYQYKIGEDGDNKSAIIEVSWGENYPEELPTIHLDVFYNKHLLQEVKDAIKSALTTEAENLLGCGSTYTLFEYAKENKEDLMQLQTDKVVIEEAKPEQAIATETVKAGKQKKEQLSKNQKRRLYDKFGTQGMMEGKQRGWNWVDLIRHLSQTGSKLDGQ, encoded by the exons ATGAGCTGTCAAGAACAGCAGGAG GAAGAGCGAGAAGTTCTGCTTTCAATTTATGAAGGCGATGACGATTTCTTTGATATCACACCAACTCAGTACCAGTACAAG ATCGGAGAGGATGGGGACAATAAGTCAGCCATTATTGAGGTATCTTGGGGAGAAAACTATCCTGAAGAATTACCCACAATTCATTTAGATGTGTTTTACAATAAACATCT GTTGCAGGAAGTAAAAGATGCCATTAAGAGTGCCTTAACTACAGAG GCAGAGAACCTGCTGGGCTGTGGCAGCACCTACACGCTGTTTGAGTATGCCAAGGAGAATAAGGAAGACCTTATGCAGCTACAAACAGACAAG GTTGTGATCGAAGAAGCTAAGCCAGAGCAAGCCATTGCTACTGAAACTGTAAAGGCGGGGAAACAAAAAAAGGAACAATTAAGTAAAAACCAGAAGcgtaggctgtatgacaagTTTGGCACTCAGGGTATGATGGAGGGCAAACAGAGAGGCTGGAATTGGGTTGACCTTATTAGACACCTCAGCCAAACTGGCAGCAAGTTGGATGGGCAGTGA
- the LOC137388848 gene encoding RWD domain-containing protein 4-like isoform X2, giving the protein MTLKIKREVLLSIYEGDDDFFDITPTQYQYKIGEDGDNKSAIIEVSWGENYPEELPTIHLDVFYNKHLLQEVKDAIKSALTTEAENLLGCGSTYTLFEYAKENKEDLMQLQTDKVVIEEAKPEQAIATETVKAGKQKKEQLSKNQKRRLYDKFGTQGMMEGKQRGWNWVDLIRHLSQTGSKLDGQ; this is encoded by the exons AGCGAGAAGTTCTGCTTTCAATTTATGAAGGCGATGACGATTTCTTTGATATCACACCAACTCAGTACCAGTACAAG ATCGGAGAGGATGGGGACAATAAGTCAGCCATTATTGAGGTATCTTGGGGAGAAAACTATCCTGAAGAATTACCCACAATTCATTTAGATGTGTTTTACAATAAACATCT GTTGCAGGAAGTAAAAGATGCCATTAAGAGTGCCTTAACTACAGAG GCAGAGAACCTGCTGGGCTGTGGCAGCACCTACACGCTGTTTGAGTATGCCAAGGAGAATAAGGAAGACCTTATGCAGCTACAAACAGACAAG GTTGTGATCGAAGAAGCTAAGCCAGAGCAAGCCATTGCTACTGAAACTGTAAAGGCGGGGAAACAAAAAAAGGAACAATTAAGTAAAAACCAGAAGcgtaggctgtatgacaagTTTGGCACTCAGGGTATGATGGAGGGCAAACAGAGAGGCTGGAATTGGGTTGACCTTATTAGACACCTCAGCCAAACTGGCAGCAAGTTGGATGGGCAGTGA
- the LOC137388847 gene encoding enkurin-like, whose amino-acid sequence MDSMIMTESIYNLIPREEVKVPKPKKHTSKFKESIKVEEKVHKKPTKTMGPAEVVKPQPDKYLKKHEKEPILPERKKFEYTDADKKKPSVPTSKDEPPLLGLKTTKNFITKNAVESIMSVPGIPDKKYADTRIGDTHNLIPSGLEPKYVHKKEYGDVPSYLKKRQEEMARAQEEYNAYIAENFKKGAMKQLSESERSSIISGLKTNWEDLYHQYQGLSVVTDTLPKKHRKERLENEMKQLERDIQMMEKHNTVYIAN is encoded by the exons ATGGATTCCATGATCATGACTGAAAGCATATATAATCTCATACCTAGGGAAGAAGTGAAGGTTCCAAAACCAAAAAA ACATACTTCCAAGTTCAAGGAATCTATTAAAGTAGAGGAGAAAGTTCACAAGAAGCCAACCAAAACAATGGGGCCAGCTGAGGTAGTCAAGCCTCAACCAgataaatatttaaagaaaCATGAGAAGGAACCAATTTTGCCTGAGC GCAAAAAGTTTGAATACACTGATGCTGACAAAAAGAAACCATCAGTGCCAACAAGCAAGGATGAGCCTCCGCTGCTAGGACTAAAAACAACGAAAAATTTCATCACAAAAAATGCTGTAGAGTCAATCATGTCAGTGCCAGGAATTCCGGACAAAAAATATGCAGATACCAGGATTGGAGATACTCACAACTTGATACCTTCTGGTCTTGAGCCAAAATATGTTCACAAAAAG GAATACGGAGATGTTCCAAGCTATCTGAAGAAACGACAAGAAGAGATGGCAAGAGCTCAAGAGGAATACAATGCCTATATCGCTGAGAACTTCAAAAAAG GAGCGATGAAGCAGTTGTCTGAATCTGAAAGAAGTTCTATAATATCAGGACTTAAGACTAACTGGGAGGATTTGTATCACCAATATCAGGGCCTGTCTGTCGTAACCGATACGCTACCCAAGAAACACCGCAAGGAAAGGCTAGAGAATGAAATGAAACAATTAGAACGGGACATTCAAATGATGGAGAAACACAATACCGTTTACATAGCCAACTAA